CTACGACCGCGTCATGGTGTATAAGTTCCACGAGGACGAGCACGGGGAGGTCGTCGCCGAGAGCCGCCGCGACGACCTCGAGCCCTACCTCGGCCTCCACTACCCGGCCACCGACATCCCCCAGGCCTCCCGCTTCCTCTTCAAGCAGAACCGCGTCCGGATGATCGTCGACTGCAACTCCACCCCCGTCCAGGTGATTCAAGACGAGAGCTTGATGCAGCCGCTCTGCCTCGTCGGCTCCACCCTCCGGGCGCCGCACGGCTGCCATGCTCAGTACATGGCCAACATGGGCTCCATCGCCTCCCTTGCCTTGGCCGTTGTCATCAACGGCAGCGGCGACGACGACGGCATAAACCGCAACGCCATGAAGCTCTGGGGCCTCGTCGTTTGCCACCACACCTCCCCTCGCTCCATCCCCTTTCCGCTCCGCTATGCCTGCGAGTTCCTCATGCAGGCCTTCGGCCTTCAGCTGAACATGGAGCTCCAATTGGCAGCGCAATTATCCGAGAAGCACATCCTCAGGACCCAGACCCTGCTCTGCGATATGCTCCTCCGCGAATCGCCTGCCGGAATCGTCACCCAGAGCCCCAGCATAATGGACTTGGTGAAGTGTGACGGAGCTGCCCTCTACTATCAGGGGAAGTACTGGCCGGTCGGTGTCACTCCAACAGAGGCTCAGATAAAGGATATAGTGGAATGGCTCTCGGCTTGTCATGGGGACTCGACGGGGCTGAGCACCGACAGTTTGGCGGATGCTGGCTATCCGGGCGCGGCAGCACTCGGGGATGCTGTCTGTGGGATGGCTGTTGCCTATATCACTCCAAGAGACTTCTTGTTTTGGTTCAGGTCGCACACAGCGAAGGAGGTCAAGTGGGGTGGTGCAAAGCATCACCCGGAGGACAAGGATGATGGGCAGAGGATGCACCCTCGGTCATCGTTTAAGGCATTCTTGGAAGTGGTTAAGAGCAGGAGCTTGCCGTGGGAGAATGCAGAGATGGACGCCATACACTCATTGCAGCTCATTCTGAGGGATTCTTTTCGGGAAGCAGCGGAGGGGACAAGCAATTCGAAGGCGATGATCAATGGTCAGTTTGGGGACCTGGAGTTGCAAGGGATAGATGAGCTCAGCTCGGTTGCGAGGGAGATGGTAAGGTTGATAGAAACAGCAACTGCTCCCATTTTTGCAGTTGATGCAGATGGACGTATCAATGGCTGGAACACAAAGATTGCTGAATTGACAGGGCTCCCTGTGGAGGAAGCTATGGGCAAATCACTGGTTAAGGATCTTGTCTTCAAGGAGTCGGCCGATGTTGTCGCTAAGCTTCTCTTCCGAGCCTTGAGAGGTacagtttttttttctccttatgcacaattatttatttatttatagatAATAGTTGGGGGCTGTAGCAGTGGTGTTTGTTGTCTTCTTGTTGGAGATATATGCTCTCTGATAAAATAAGTAAATGGAAGCTTGCCTTATACTACAGTCTATAAGTCTGAATTTAGGTGTAATTCTGCAATATAATCTATTATGGAATGCAACACCATGATTTGACAGGTTCAAAGGGAAATGCATTTGATTTAGAGAATGATCATTCACCTAATTCAAATCCATGCAGGTGAAGAAGATAAGAATGTGGAGCTAAAGCTGAAGACTTTTGCCTTGCAACAATCGAAGAATGCTATTTATGTCATAGTAAATGCTTGTTCTAGTAGAGATTACACAAACAATATCGTAGGTGTCTGTTTTGTTGGCCAGGATGTTACTGGACAGAAAGTGGTCATGGATAAATTCATTCAGATACAAGGTGATTATAAGGCTATCGTACATAGTCCTAACCCTCTGATTCCCCCCATATTTGCTTCGGATGAGAACACGTGTTGCTCAGAGTGGAACACAGCAATGGAAAAGATTACTGGTTGGTCAAGAGGGGAAATGATTGGAAAGCTTCTGGTTGGAGAAGTTTTTGGCAGCTGCTGTCGACTCAAAGGTCCAGATGCTCTTACAAAATTCATGATTGTCCTTCACAATGCCATTGGAGGGCAGGAAACAGACAAATTCCCGTTTGCATTCTTTGACAAGGATGGCAAATTTGTGCAGGCACTTCTGACAGCAAATACAAGAAGTAATATGGATGGCCAGATTATCGGAGGCTTTTGCTTCTTGCAGATTGCTAGCCCTGAACTGCAGCAAGCTCTTGAAATCCAGAGGCAGCAGGAAAagaaatgctatgcaagaatgAAAGAGCTGGCTTATATATACCAAGAGATAAAAAATCCACTTAGCGGTATTCGGTTCACAAACTCACTGTTGGAGATGACAGACTTAACTGATGATCAGAAGCAGTTCCTTGAAACTAGTGCTTCTTGTGAGAGACAGATGATGAAGATCATAAAGGACGTGAATCTACAAAGCATTGAGGATgggtaagtatttttttttttccacttcAGTTTGGAAAGTGTGCTGTACTCTGTCCATTTTGCAATTATTTTATTTCCATGTTTTTATTCTACTGGATATGGATAAATTGCAGAACTATATTGATATAGTGACATTGAGGAGAACTTGGAGTGGGCACTGATTTGCTTTGTTCTCAGTACAGCCTTAGAATGCTGATTTGCCACCATATGGGTTCAATAAGACCATCTGGAAAACAGTATTGGCAAACTCATTTGTTTAAACAATTGGTTTTGAGATGTTACTAATAATAGGCAAACCAGATGTGTTTCTTGATTTTGTTTCATACCATTCTACATAGAAATGCTCAAAAATGTTTCTTACTTTCAAGTCATAAGCATCACGTATTTTCCCAGCAGCTCAGTTTTATGTCTGAAAGTAACTGGTAGAGAACTCAAAAGTTAACTGTGAATATGGAAAGAGAGTCCAACTGGAAAACATTGGGAAGAAAAGCAAGAGAGGCAAAACATTATCAAAACTAAGTGGAATTATTCTATCTAGACCAATCAAAACTGAAACGGAAATACACAGCAAAACTTAGGTACAAGAATGAATTAGGTTGGAAAATGACAAATAACAATGGCCTGCTTAATATTTAATTTGCTTTTGACAAATAGCTCGAAGACATTGCACATGATCACTTGGAGGTGATTGACTTTGGAAAAAGTCACTTGTACCTACTGTGCTCAGAGAAGTGGCTAATGtaaagaaaaagatgaaaaaaagcTAGTTGGAATCATTTCTCTCATTGACTATTTAATCCAACATTGATTTTGGAAATTCACTGGATGAGAAACAGTCCTCGAACAGTTGCAAGGCAGAACATTTGTTATGGCCACTAACTCTCCTTAACTGTAATATCTttccataaaatatattgtCGATTGTAAGGATGCACAGGTCTTTATGTAATTACAATTAGTGTTCATTGTCATGGAACatgtaattaatatttatgtctTCTTAAATATGCACAGAGTACAATGTATATGCCATGTTATCTTATAATTACATTATTCTTGAAGTATCTCAAACCTCCATTGGTTGCCATGGGTCTATGGCATACTAGCACATTAGCTAGGTCAAAACTTAAGATATGGGGCTTAAGTGGTCGCCCAAGTACGTGCCAATTGAGAGTTAATGCTAAGGGCTTACAGATGCAGGATTAAGTGAAAATTTGGTTTATGTACAATGCTGAAAAGTTTGGCTATGCTTAGTAGTATGAAAGTACTTGCAAGGCTTATAATCCTTTTGAAGTGTCGAGTTCACTCATGGGTGAAATGCTACTTGTACTATAGAACCAATGAAGGGTGTGTTTGAATTTGATCAAGGATCTTCTTTACTAAGTGTTAGGAGGTTTAGGATGCTTGGTGGCATAATTGGAGACACATGACATTCTAGAGGATCATTGCACTTCGATCTTTGGAAAGTTAATATTTAACTTGGGTTTCAGGAGTTAATGCAAGTATGGCTAAATATGAAAAGTTTTGTGGGTGTCAATTACTTTTAACAGGTATGTACCAGTCTAATTGTATTCACGTCATATGTTGGAAAACTTAACCAATATAATTTTGTTCACTAAACATGGTTCTGAAGGAAACTGATATTCGATCAATACTGCATGAGACTGAAAGGTCTATGGGTatagcctattaataattatttgATAGGTAAGGTAACTCCATAATTCCATATCATTAGACAATTAACTAATGAGCCATTTTAGGTGTCAAAATTCAGAGTGTAACAAATTTCATAATCCACACGCTTCATAGaatttcaaagtttaatttgTTGGGCCtgattattttcttaaaattttcattcatatcatatagtatttgtatatattatttttatatggcGTGTACAAGTCAATTTTCTCTCCCATTCAACTTGTTTTAGTTGAAATCAAGGATTAAAATATTGTGATATGGGGCATAATGCCCCCTTGTTAATAGGGTATGTATCCTACGAACACTATATATCAATCAGAACAAGTAGGGGCCGGCCAATAAGGCCTAGTTTGGGtccgtttttattttttttgcatttttttaaaaaaatatttctttaatgCCGACTTTATGCGAAAGTTGATAAGTTCCTTGATTTGAATGCTTGAATTATCTTTTGCGGTACCCCTAACTTAAGTTGTTGATATGCCTTGGTCTTACTATCACAAGGTGATCTTACCCCTAGTTTAACTATTTTAGTCTTTTGATTGAAAGCCCAAAGTTCAGGAAAATAAGTAATAAAGTTTAGTAAAATAAGTAATGAGTTGTATCAACATGAATTTGGTGTTATTAATATTACATTTTCCATGTGTGCTCAGAGCTTGTTCTTTGCTATTTCACATGAAATTTATTGTGTAATGCATAATTTCACATAGTGCATCATAAAAAATACATTGGACAATTATACTTGTTCATTACTGATTCAAATATAATAACTTTTTGTAAATCAGTGAacttataataatatttaaggTTGTCAAGACTAGAAAACCTACTTGTGTAACTGAATTAACAATCGAATAAAGAATGCATGTAACATATTTTTGAACAGTGGTAaacccccccctccccctcccatcAACATATTGGTTTGTGGCCGATACAGAGGCATCACTCCTGGTACCAAATCTTTGGTTGAAACCAGCTGAAATAAATCAAAACTACTGAACCATCCTAGCATGTGGTTTGGCCAAAACATTTTCTAAATTTGTAGACATGGGTAGTCGTTGTTTGAAAGAGTTATCAAGTTTGTGACAAGAGGTTGTGGGAGTTCAATGCTTGGACAAACCTACATATATTCTTATCTAATGGACTAATCTGTTGTGGTGAGACAGGCAGATAATATGTCACTTTTAATTTCGATCGTCTACTCTGCCCCCTCCCCCCAATCAATTGGGGGGCCAAAAAACAGAGGATGTGTACTTGGACTAAGTATCTTGTAAGTTTTAGATGTTTTGCAAATTTTAGTTGTTTCTCGACTTGATGTCAACCTTTCAATTAGTGCCCACTTCCTGGCCAAGGCAACCTTAATGCAAGAGGATCTTTAAGTTGTCTCCCAACCAGACATCGGCCCTCTGAATTAGTGCCAGATTCCCAGCTAGGGCAACTGTTAGGCAAGAGAAGAGCCAACTTTATTGGCTATGTATTCTGAGTCAATGCAATTAGGGAGTTTGCCCTGCAAGCTTCCCCTAAACAAGTGCATACATCTATTACTCAATAATTAATTATCCTTGTGAAGCACCGACTCCGACAACCAATTTAAGCATCAAAAAGTCACATTATGTAACTATATTCATGTGTCTATATAGTATCTGCGATTCTATATGTGTATATGAAATTAGGAATGCAAGTGTCTGCATGTAAATATATGTAAATACCTGAAATGGCAAGCATATCACGAATATCCTGAGATGAAAAACTCCACCACACTTAAATTATAACTCAGTGCGtatgtacattacattataatagatCATATCAGATAAGCTTTAATTATATTTCTGTATCTTATGTTTGGATAGATCATCTTATGGCCATGATTTTTACAGCACCATATCTATGCTTTGTTACTACTAGCTTCCTATTCTGGGCACATGGACTAATGTTGTCTTTCTGATACTAGCTCATTGATCCTCGACAAAGGTGAATTTCTGCTTGGAAGCGTTATAAATGCTGTTGTTAGCCAAGTGATGATTTTGCTGAGAGAAAGAGGTTTACAATTAATTCGGGATATTcctgaagaaataaaaataatttctgtATATGGAGACCAAGTTAGAATTCAGCAAGTCTTGGCTGATTTTTTGCTGAATATGGTGCGGCATGCACCATCTCCAGATGGGTGGGTGGAGATCCAAGTGAGGCCAAGTTTGAAGCAGAATGCTGATGGAACAGAAGTGGTGCTTTTCCAATTTAGGTCTGCTAGCTATATTGCTCTTATTCCTTAGTTTGTAGAACTGCGGAAGTAGAATTGCTATTTGTTACCTTTAGAAGACCAAATGTTTAATTGTTTGTATAACATAAAATCAGTATAATAGCATGTATATGACAATAAGGCTTTCATTGTGATATCCTGGATGCTTTCCTGCTTATTGAGACATATAGCTTATCTGATGGTTGTAAGAATCACAATCCTTTACTGTGATCATTTCATGCATCAAGAACATATCCCAATAACACGATCTTCAAATTTCCCCCCATTCTATAGCAAAAATGATAGCTAGTATAAGTCTTGTAGCAATGAACCTTCTTTCCCTTTTAGTCTTTTGGAATTAAAAATCTAAGAGCAAGCATATGTAGGTCATACTTTATCCATTGCTTTCTTAACCaggttttttttaaatatatattagattagAAGGTATGGATCAAATGATCCTTCAGAGAAACAAAGTTAGAAAAGGGCGGTGAATCAATGAATTGTTTGATCCTCTGCTTATTCTATGTActcattaattaattttttaaaattttgaattcttgtCAACCTGAATGCTTtctttcctatcttttaggtgGATTGATATCACGGTAAATATGGCatttttgtattttattttttaaaattttgaattcttgtCAACCTGAATGCTttttttcctatcttttaggtgGATTGATATCACGGTAAATATggcatttgtttatattttttataaatgtgTGGCAAGTTCATGTGTGCATACAGGTGTTTCtagtcttgttttctttttcttgttgtgCATCAAATGTTGGAATTTAAGCAACTTCTCTGAATAGCCATCGGTGAATTTAGCTGACCATGATATATGGTCCCACATGTGCTATTGATTTGTTGTACTCTAATTCGAAACACTAGAACATCTCAATTACGAAATCTCTGAGTCCTATTTGTTTCTTATGAGGTTCAGTTATCAAACTGCCTTGTTGTATTGAGCATGTAAAAGCAAGACCCTTTTAGTCACATAAAAGTGATTTAAAGAAAATACTGAAAGAAAGTTGTGCTGAAAAAAGGAGAACATTTCTGATGTGTTACTAACAAAATGATAGGTATTCCAGAAAAATTTGCTCTGGACTTGTTGAAAATGATTTATGGGCACTGAAACTTATTTTCAAACTTGTTCTATCGGTGCTGATGTTCTCTTTAAAATAATGAACacaaagcataacttgttcaatcaaaaatttgaaatccttgaAGACTGAAAGCTTATAAAAAACTCAAAACAATTACACACACAGCTAAAATTTCATAATAATCTCTTATACAtgttttctcataaactgaaatTGGGGTGGAAAACATCCTATTATTCCCACTGCAATTTCATATCGTTCCAGTCAGACATCATTATGTGTGTTGCCCTTACTATTCTTTTATGTTCTCTCCTATCACTAACTAGAAGGAAGCTATACTGATATAAGTTATTTTGCATGTcatgcaaggttcgccgtaccagtATCGGCCtctgtaccggtgccacactagcatagtattGGTACGGTacaatgcagaatttttttttttggcataccaacCCTCGATACGTTATCCGTACCGGTACCAATACTGAagcggtacggtacggtacgtcCGGTACCGTCCATGACGGCATAGTATGGCATACTAGGATGTTATATAACATCCAATATCTTAAAATTTTAAGCCTGTTTTCGCTTCAATAGTTTTATGTCTTCTGCCGtttgccttttttttctctaattGCTGATCAAGTGTTGGTTTTTTATGGCGTAGGATTGTTTGCCCAGGTGATGGCCTTCCAGCAGAACTTGTGCAAGATATGTTCCATAACTCCAGCTGGGTGACCCAGGAAGGCCTTGGTCTGAGCATATGCAGGAAGATCCTAAAACTGATGAAGGGGGAAGTCCAGTATATCAGGGAGTCAGAGAGATGTTACTTCCTCATCTTCATGGAGCTTCCCAGTTGTTATATTGGTGAAAGCAGGGGGAACTAATCCAGTCAGAGACATGGAATTCTCACTGGACTGATATTATGCTAAGCTGCAGCTCTAGTAAATGGTGCTTGGTTCTCTGGAGCTATACTAGATGAGCTAGGCCCAAAAACTGAGAGACATCTGAATAACTGCTTGGAAACTCTCCAGTCACGTTGGGAACTCCATTAGATGACTGGGGCACTGTTAAGGTCAGTGATGTTGCATGAGATTGTTTTACTGATCTTGTGCAAGCTTTTCCCCATTTTATTAGGAGCATGCCTATGATCTTGTTTGTTACCCTCATAAAGCACATAGGAGCCATGGCTACGTGAAAATGTATTCCCTGTTGTTGTTTGCTTGATGCTGTTGGCGCTTGCGAGCTGGAGATGCTAATGGTGGCTTCATCTGTTGTATATGAGTCTGACGCTCTAAATGAATGAATTGCTATGGAAAGTTTCAATAGCTTTTAAGATTCTATCCGTATAGTCTTAATGAAGAATTTTCTCTGATAGGGATGCTTTCAACAAGGAAGCATGCCTATTGTAGTGGTTTGAACTTG
The Phoenix dactylifera cultivar Barhee BC4 chromosome 3, palm_55x_up_171113_PBpolish2nd_filt_p, whole genome shotgun sequence DNA segment above includes these coding regions:
- the LOC103701000 gene encoding phytochrome B isoform X2, translating into MASGSRPTQSSGASNLRGGGSSHPSESVSKAIAQYTVDARLHAVFEQSGESGKSFNYSQSVRTATPSQSIPEQQITAYLSRIQRGGHIQPFGATVAVDEPSFRLLAFSENAPDLLDLPQSVPSLDPFSPHRRLALGSDVRSLFTPSSAVLLDRAASAREITLLNPLWIHSRASGKPFYAILHRIDIGIVIDLEPARTEDPALSIAGAVQSQKLAVRAISSLQSLPGGDIKLLCDTVVDHVRQLTGYDRVMVYKFHEDEHGEVVAESRRDDLEPYLGLHYPATDIPQASRFLFKQNRVRMIVDCNSTPVQVIQDESLMQPLCLVGSTLRAPHGCHAQYMANMGSIASLALAVVINGSGDDDGINRNAMKLWGLVVCHHTSPRSIPFPLRYACEFLMQAFGLQLNMELQLAAQLSEKHILRTQTLLCDMLLRESPAGIVTQSPSIMDLVKCDGAALYYQGKYWPVGVTPTEAQIKDIVEWLSACHGDSTGLSTDSLADAGYPGAAALGDAVCGMAVAYITPRDFLFWFRSHTAKEVKWGGAKHHPEDKDDGQRMHPRSSFKAFLEVVKSRSLPWENAEMDAIHSLQLILRDSFREAAEGTSNSKAMINGQFGDLELQGIDELSSVAREMVRLIETATAPIFAVDADGRINGWNTKIAELTGLPVEEAMGKSLVKDLVFKESADVVAKLLFRALRGEEDKNVELKLKTFALQQSKNAIYVIVNACSSRDYTNNIVGVCFVGQDVTGQKVVMDKFIQIQGDYKAIVHSPNPLIPPIFASDENTCCSEWNTAMEKITGWSRGEMIGKLLVGEVFGSCCRLKGPDALTKFMIVLHNAIGGQETDKFPFAFFDKDGKFVQALLTANTRSNMDGQIIGGFCFLQIASPELQQALEIQRQQEKKCYARMKELAYIYQEIKNPLSGIRFTNSLLEMTDLTDDQKQFLETSASCERQMMKIIKDVNLQSIEDGSLILDKGEFLLGSVINAVVSQVMILLRERGLQLIRDIPEEIKIISVYGDQVRIQQVLADFLLNMVRHAPSPDGWVEIQVRPSLKQNADGTEVVLFQFRFAVPVSASVPVPH
- the LOC103701000 gene encoding phytochrome B isoform X1, translating into MASGSRPTQSSGASNLRGGGSSHPSESVSKAIAQYTVDARLHAVFEQSGESGKSFNYSQSVRTATPSQSIPEQQITAYLSRIQRGGHIQPFGATVAVDEPSFRLLAFSENAPDLLDLPQSVPSLDPFSPHRRLALGSDVRSLFTPSSAVLLDRAASAREITLLNPLWIHSRASGKPFYAILHRIDIGIVIDLEPARTEDPALSIAGAVQSQKLAVRAISSLQSLPGGDIKLLCDTVVDHVRQLTGYDRVMVYKFHEDEHGEVVAESRRDDLEPYLGLHYPATDIPQASRFLFKQNRVRMIVDCNSTPVQVIQDESLMQPLCLVGSTLRAPHGCHAQYMANMGSIASLALAVVINGSGDDDGINRNAMKLWGLVVCHHTSPRSIPFPLRYACEFLMQAFGLQLNMELQLAAQLSEKHILRTQTLLCDMLLRESPAGIVTQSPSIMDLVKCDGAALYYQGKYWPVGVTPTEAQIKDIVEWLSACHGDSTGLSTDSLADAGYPGAAALGDAVCGMAVAYITPRDFLFWFRSHTAKEVKWGGAKHHPEDKDDGQRMHPRSSFKAFLEVVKSRSLPWENAEMDAIHSLQLILRDSFREAAEGTSNSKAMINGQFGDLELQGIDELSSVAREMVRLIETATAPIFAVDADGRINGWNTKIAELTGLPVEEAMGKSLVKDLVFKESADVVAKLLFRALRGEEDKNVELKLKTFALQQSKNAIYVIVNACSSRDYTNNIVGVCFVGQDVTGQKVVMDKFIQIQGDYKAIVHSPNPLIPPIFASDENTCCSEWNTAMEKITGWSRGEMIGKLLVGEVFGSCCRLKGPDALTKFMIVLHNAIGGQETDKFPFAFFDKDGKFVQALLTANTRSNMDGQIIGGFCFLQIASPELQQALEIQRQQEKKCYARMKELAYIYQEIKNPLSGIRFTNSLLEMTDLTDDQKQFLETSASCERQMMKIIKDVNLQSIEDGSLILDKGEFLLGSVINAVVSQVMILLRERGLQLIRDIPEEIKIISVYGDQVRIQQVLADFLLNMVRHAPSPDGWVEIQVRPSLKQNADGTEVVLFQFRIVCPGDGLPAELVQDMFHNSSWVTQEGLGLSICRKILKLMKGEVQYIRESERCYFLIFMELPSCYIGESRGN